Proteins found in one Hypericibacter terrae genomic segment:
- a CDS encoding tetratricopeptide repeat protein: MPMTGTDEGGSVKAYKIRTRLGAPLIMAMIGLSFAGCTPTLQAQEQPQGQTKSLADLTPMTSSPMGHYLAARQAQADRRNSEAADLLAVTLAKDPDNPELLNVSYLLLASEGRLSEAAQVAEHIQKVQPDSPTAGVILAWRDIKKNDLKAADAELAKLSDDGVNKIIVPMVRAWLAQGMGQTDAGLTQLARLNSINGLQPIINLHRALIEDQAGRIKPADEDYGKLVTAEAGTLRVVQLVGNFYQRQGRDQDAKKLYDAFVEENSESLVLEPEMKGVSTGTKPAPIVATPVDGIAESFFNIASLLAREQILDTAMVFERIALDLKPDYPIAQTLLAELLINDGRTQDAIEVYEAIPKSSPFSWQARIDEARALDDLGKTDDALKLLDGMIAERPERYDAALAKGNILRSHEQFADAAKAYEVAVARVPELKRRHWSLLYFRGITYERSKQWPLAEADFQKALALEPEQPYVMNYLAYSWVERREHLPEAFTMLKRAVELKPDDGFIVDSLGWAYYQQGQYDKAVEYLERAVELEPVDATINDHLGDAYWRVGRKTEARYQWQRSLQFGPEPDHLQPLQAKIKDGLGAPSGS, translated from the coding sequence ATGCCGATGACCGGCACCGACGAAGGAGGAAGCGTGAAGGCTTACAAGATCCGGACCCGCCTCGGTGCGCCCCTGATCATGGCGATGATCGGCCTGTCCTTCGCCGGCTGCACGCCGACGCTCCAGGCGCAGGAGCAGCCCCAGGGGCAGACCAAGTCGCTGGCCGACCTGACGCCGATGACCTCCTCGCCGATGGGACATTATCTCGCGGCGCGCCAGGCGCAGGCCGACCGGCGCAACAGCGAGGCGGCCGATCTGCTCGCCGTCACCCTGGCGAAGGATCCGGACAATCCCGAGCTCCTCAATGTGTCCTATCTGCTGCTGGCGAGCGAGGGTCGGCTCAGCGAAGCGGCGCAGGTGGCCGAGCATATCCAGAAGGTTCAGCCGGATTCGCCGACCGCGGGGGTCATCCTCGCCTGGCGCGACATCAAGAAGAACGACCTCAAGGCCGCCGATGCCGAGCTGGCGAAGCTGTCCGACGACGGCGTCAACAAGATCATCGTGCCGATGGTGCGCGCCTGGCTGGCGCAGGGAATGGGCCAGACCGATGCCGGCCTGACGCAACTCGCCCGGCTCAATTCGATCAACGGCCTCCAGCCGATCATCAATCTCCATCGGGCCCTGATCGAGGATCAGGCGGGCCGCATCAAGCCGGCCGATGAGGATTACGGCAAGCTGGTCACTGCCGAAGCGGGCACGCTGCGAGTGGTGCAGCTGGTGGGCAATTTCTATCAGCGCCAGGGCCGCGACCAGGACGCCAAGAAGCTCTATGACGCCTTCGTCGAGGAAAACAGCGAATCGCTGGTGCTGGAGCCGGAGATGAAGGGTGTGAGCACGGGCACCAAGCCCGCGCCCATCGTCGCCACGCCGGTCGACGGCATCGCCGAGAGCTTCTTCAACATCGCCTCGCTGCTCGCGCGCGAGCAGATCCTGGACACGGCGATGGTGTTCGAGCGCATCGCGCTCGACCTCAAGCCGGATTACCCGATCGCGCAGACGCTGCTGGCCGAGCTCCTGATCAATGACGGCCGCACCCAGGATGCGATCGAGGTCTATGAGGCGATCCCGAAATCCTCGCCCTTCTCCTGGCAGGCGCGCATCGACGAGGCCCGCGCGCTCGACGATCTCGGCAAGACCGACGATGCGCTGAAGCTGCTCGACGGCATGATCGCCGAGCGCCCCGAGCGCTATGACGCGGCTCTCGCCAAGGGCAACATCCTGCGCAGCCACGAGCAGTTCGCCGACGCGGCGAAGGCTTACGAGGTGGCGGTCGCGCGCGTGCCCGAGCTCAAGCGGCGCCACTGGTCGCTGCTCTATTTCCGCGGCATCACCTATGAGCGCAGCAAGCAATGGCCGCTCGCCGAAGCCGATTTCCAGAAGGCGCTCGCGCTCGAACCCGAGCAACCCTATGTGATGAACTATCTGGCCTATTCCTGGGTCGAGCGGCGCGAGCATCTGCCCGAAGCCTTCACCATGCTGAAGCGCGCCGTCGAGCTGAAGCCCGACGACGGCTTCATCGTGGACAGCCTGGGCTGGGCCTATTACCAGCAGGGCCAGTACGATAAGGCGGTCGAATATCTCGAGCGCGCCGTCGAGCTCGAGCCGGTCGACGCCACTATCAACGATCATCTGGGCGATGCCTATTGGCGGGTCGGCCGCAAGACCGAGGCCCGCTATCAGTGGCAGCGCTCGCTCCAGTTCGGCCCCGAGCCCGACCATCTCCAGCCGCTGCAAGCGAAGATCAAGGACGGCCTCGGCGCGCCTTCGGGAAGCTGA
- a CDS encoding 4-(cytidine 5'-diphospho)-2-C-methyl-D-erythritol kinase, whose protein sequence is MLLTLHARAKINLYLHVVGKRADGYHLLDSLVVFADLGDALRIAPSRTLTLSIDGPFGAGLPASDDNLVLRAARALAAALAAKNLRAEGAALRLTKRLPVASGIGGGSADAAAALVGLTRLWRVPEGAVDLAQIGLGLGADLPVCLAARPSFMGGIGEILDPAPALPNIQMLLVNPRVGVSTPAVFKARRGAFSAPGRWRDGLGDAPALAARLARCANDLEAPAIGIEPVIGEVLTALRHLPGNLLARMSGSGATCFGLFANAEEVREAAARLSVEHPSWWIASAPMLNGPAAFDHDAPDA, encoded by the coding sequence GTGCTTCTGACGCTGCACGCCCGCGCCAAGATCAATCTCTATCTCCATGTCGTCGGCAAGCGCGCCGACGGTTATCACCTGCTCGACAGTCTGGTGGTCTTCGCCGATCTCGGCGACGCGCTGCGCATCGCGCCGTCCCGCACGCTGACGCTTTCGATCGACGGGCCCTTCGGCGCGGGACTCCCGGCTTCCGACGACAATCTCGTGTTGCGCGCCGCGCGGGCCCTGGCGGCGGCGCTGGCCGCAAAGAACCTGCGGGCAGAGGGTGCGGCGCTGCGTTTGACGAAGCGGCTGCCCGTGGCCTCGGGCATCGGCGGTGGCTCGGCGGATGCGGCGGCGGCCCTGGTCGGCCTGACACGGCTCTGGCGCGTGCCGGAGGGAGCCGTCGATCTCGCGCAGATCGGGCTCGGCCTCGGCGCCGATCTGCCGGTCTGTCTCGCCGCAAGGCCTTCTTTCATGGGCGGCATCGGCGAGATCCTCGATCCGGCGCCGGCGCTTCCGAATATCCAGATGCTGCTGGTCAATCCGCGCGTCGGCGTCTCGACGCCCGCGGTCTTCAAGGCCCGTCGCGGCGCCTTCTCGGCGCCGGGGCGATGGCGGGACGGGCTCGGCGATGCGCCGGCCCTTGCCGCGCGGCTCGCGCGTTGCGCCAATGATCTCGAAGCGCCGGCGATCGGGATCGAGCCCGTGATCGGCGAGGTGCTGACGGCGCTGCGCCACCTGCCGGGCAATCTGCTCGCGCGCATGAGCGGGAGCGGCGCCACCTGCTTCGGTCTCTTCGCGAATGCCGAAGAGGTGCGCGAAGCGGCCGCGCGTCTGAGCGTCGAGCATCCCTCCTGGTGGATCGCCTCGGCGCCCATGCTCAACGGCCCCGCCGCGTTCGATCATGACGCGCCGGACGCATAA
- a CDS encoding aminoglycoside phosphotransferase family protein, with translation MTRRTHKPRPRASAGRQASTLPDYDALFAPWLERWNLIPDGEVLVTPGSRLLPVRRNGAPGMLKIALEAEERRGPLLMVWWAGQGAAPVWAHEGDALLMERATGPGSLAAMAHEGRDDEATRIICAVAGQLHAPRRSPPPPLLPLAQWFAALAPVAAREGGLIARAASVARELLQAPREVGVLHGDLHHANVLDFGPRGWLAIDPKRLQGERAFDFANILFNPDLETATAPGRLARQVSVAAEAAGLDRRRLLQWVLAFAGLSAAWFVEDGVTPTFDLAIAEIAAAELAKA, from the coding sequence ATGACGCGCCGGACGCATAAGCCCCGGCCGCGCGCGAGCGCCGGCCGGCAGGCATCGACCCTGCCGGACTATGACGCGCTCTTCGCGCCCTGGCTCGAACGCTGGAATCTCATTCCCGATGGCGAGGTTCTGGTGACGCCGGGCAGCCGGCTGCTGCCGGTTCGCCGCAACGGCGCGCCGGGGATGCTGAAGATCGCGCTCGAGGCCGAGGAGCGACGCGGGCCTCTGCTGATGGTCTGGTGGGCCGGCCAGGGTGCGGCACCCGTCTGGGCGCATGAGGGCGATGCGCTGCTGATGGAGCGCGCGACCGGCCCCGGATCGCTCGCCGCCATGGCGCATGAAGGGCGCGACGACGAGGCGACGCGGATCATCTGCGCGGTCGCCGGTCAATTGCATGCGCCGCGCCGGAGTCCGCCGCCTCCGCTGCTGCCTTTGGCGCAATGGTTCGCGGCGCTGGCTCCCGTGGCCGCGCGCGAGGGCGGCCTGATTGCGCGCGCGGCGTCCGTCGCGCGCGAGCTGCTGCAGGCGCCGCGAGAAGTGGGCGTCCTCCATGGCGATCTGCATCACGCCAATGTCCTGGATTTCGGCCCGCGCGGCTGGCTGGCGATCGATCCCAAGCGGCTGCAGGGCGAGCGCGCCTTCGATTTCGCCAACATCCTGTTCAATCCCGATCTCGAGACCGCGACGGCGCCGGGCCGTCTGGCGCGACAGGTGTCGGTGGCGGCGGAAGCCGCAGGGCTCGACCGCCGGCGCCTGCTGCAATGGGTGCTGGCCTTTGCCGGGCTTTCGGCCGCCTGGTTCGTCGAGGACGGGGTGACGCCGACTTTCGATCTGGCGATCGCCGAGATCGCCGCGGCGGAGCTGGCGAAGGCCTGA
- a CDS encoding peptidoglycan-binding domain-containing protein: protein MPATDGEGASPPPEALRRQQMAARHAADIGNAPRTAPEAVPLSSVESDPLAEAARHFRELQAKSAGVTEIHMPPRPAPSSDVARDLLRDDGQLSSLALSDNVAGLRKPESALPADMLIDNESAAARVTPRTKLWAVTKADRIIDAEAEPLAQTTGAPSFVDMDPDLSLPLGASPELVPPEAAATSLASFASDARPAGASEPAAVGEASPDRVKRALALAAGAPVLTTPDAPGEAPPATAAADAGPAKLPPLPAIDRTRPAPAGPSGNLRLFAGLSVVILAFAGSLVWVAMWRADSFTGGTEATLEVSPEDLVQTAAGGNAATATADGSGTATATLMVRDTELLLAKLAFDPGPADGVLDETTREAIRRYQEAAGLPQTGEPSKELLEELQAVVAAINGN from the coding sequence TTGCCGGCGACGGATGGGGAGGGCGCGTCCCCCCCGCCCGAAGCGCTGCGCCGCCAGCAGATGGCCGCGCGCCATGCCGCCGACATCGGCAACGCGCCGCGAACCGCTCCGGAAGCGGTGCCCCTGTCCTCGGTCGAGAGCGATCCGCTGGCCGAAGCCGCCCGCCATTTCCGCGAGCTGCAGGCCAAATCGGCCGGCGTCACCGAAATCCATATGCCGCCGCGCCCCGCACCCTCGAGCGATGTGGCCCGCGACCTGCTGAGGGACGACGGCCAGCTCTCGAGCCTGGCGCTGTCCGACAATGTAGCGGGTCTGCGCAAGCCGGAATCGGCCCTGCCCGCCGACATGCTCATCGACAATGAGAGCGCCGCCGCGCGGGTGACGCCGCGCACGAAACTCTGGGCCGTGACCAAAGCCGACCGCATCATCGATGCCGAGGCGGAGCCGCTGGCGCAGACGACGGGCGCGCCGAGCTTCGTCGATATGGATCCAGATCTTTCATTGCCGCTGGGCGCGTCGCCCGAGCTGGTGCCGCCGGAGGCGGCGGCGACGTCGCTCGCCTCCTTCGCATCAGACGCGCGTCCCGCAGGCGCGAGCGAGCCTGCGGCCGTCGGCGAGGCGAGTCCCGACCGCGTGAAGCGCGCCTTGGCGCTGGCCGCCGGCGCACCGGTTTTGACGACGCCGGACGCACCGGGCGAGGCGCCGCCCGCAACCGCCGCTGCCGATGCGGGCCCCGCCAAACTGCCGCCCCTCCCCGCCATCGACCGCACCCGCCCGGCGCCGGCGGGACCGTCGGGAAATCTGCGGCTGTTCGCCGGCCTCAGCGTCGTAATCCTGGCCTTCGCCGGCTCGCTCGTTTGGGTGGCGATGTGGCGCGCCGATTCCTTCACCGGCGGCACGGAAGCGACGCTCGAGGTTTCGCCCGAGGATCTGGTGCAGACGGCCGCGGGCGGAAACGCCGCGACGGCCACAGCCGATGGTTCCGGCACCGCGACCGCGACCTTGATGGTGCGCGACACCGAGCTCCTGCTGGCGAAGCTGGCTTTCGATCCGGGCCCCGCCGACGGCGTGCTCGACGAGACAACGCGCGAGGCGATCCGGCGCTATCAGGAGGCGGCGGGATTGCCCCAGACGGGCGAGCCCTCCAAGGAATTGCTGGAAGAGCTGCAGGCGGTCGTCGCCGCGATCAACGGCAACTGA
- the gmd gene encoding GDP-mannose 4,6-dehydratase has protein sequence MTQKTALITGVTGQDGAYLAELLLAKGYVVHGVKRRSSSFNTGRIDHLYQDSHEAGVRFFLHYGEMTDATNLIRLVAQTRPTEIYNLAAQSHVQVSFETAEYTANADGLGPLRLLEAIRLLGMEKATRFYQASTSELYGATPTVPQNETTPFYPRSPYGAAKLYAYWITVNYREAYGMHASNGILFNHESPIRGETFVTRKVTRAVAAIARGRQERLYIGNLDARRDWGHARDYVEGMWRVLQQPEPDDYVLATGESHSVREMIELAFAETGRSIEWRGTGVEEKGLDARTGKPLVLIDPRYFRPTEVDHLLGDASKAKAKLGWRHTTSFKELVREMVASDLAAIDNGSSPHQGGSGDSPANAAASIPKPTAP, from the coding sequence ATGACCCAGAAAACCGCTCTCATCACCGGCGTGACCGGCCAGGACGGCGCCTATCTGGCCGAGCTGCTGCTGGCCAAAGGCTATGTCGTCCACGGCGTCAAACGCCGCTCTTCCTCCTTCAATACCGGCCGCATCGACCATCTCTATCAGGACTCGCACGAGGCGGGCGTCCGCTTCTTCCTGCATTATGGCGAGATGACCGACGCCACCAACCTGATCCGGCTGGTGGCGCAGACCAGGCCGACCGAGATCTACAATCTCGCGGCCCAGAGCCATGTGCAGGTGAGCTTCGAGACGGCGGAATATACCGCCAACGCCGACGGGCTCGGTCCGTTGCGGCTGCTGGAGGCGATCCGCCTGCTCGGCATGGAGAAGGCGACCCGCTTCTACCAGGCCTCGACCTCGGAGCTTTACGGCGCCACGCCGACCGTGCCGCAGAACGAGACCACGCCCTTCTATCCGCGCAGCCCCTATGGCGCCGCCAAGCTTTACGCCTATTGGATCACGGTCAATTACCGCGAGGCCTATGGCATGCACGCCTCGAACGGGATCCTGTTCAATCATGAGAGCCCGATCCGCGGCGAGACCTTCGTGACGCGCAAGGTGACGCGCGCCGTGGCCGCGATCGCGCGCGGGCGGCAGGAGCGGCTCTATATCGGCAATCTCGACGCCAGGCGCGACTGGGGCCATGCGCGCGATTATGTCGAAGGCATGTGGCGCGTCCTGCAGCAGCCCGAGCCCGACGACTATGTGCTGGCGACGGGCGAGAGCCATTCGGTGCGCGAGATGATCGAGCTCGCTTTCGCCGAGACCGGCCGCAGCATCGAATGGCGCGGCACCGGCGTGGAGGAGAAGGGGCTCGATGCCAGGACCGGCAAGCCGCTGGTGCTGATCGACCCGCGCTATTTCCGCCCCACCGAAGTGGATCACCTGCTGGGCGACGCGTCGAAGGCCAAGGCCAAGCTCGGCTGGCGCCACACGACGAGCTTCAAGGAACTGGTGCGCGAAATGGTGGCTTCCGACTTGGCTGCGATCGACAATGGCAGCTCGCCGCATCAGGGCGGCTCGGGCGATTCGCCCGCGAACGCCGCGGCCTCGATACCGAAGCCAACCGCCCCATGA
- the fcl gene encoding GDP-L-fucose synthase, which yields MTGKVPFDLAGRRVFVAGHRGMVGQAICRRLAGEKCEILTVRRAEVDLRRQQATEDWVAKAKPDAVFVAAATVGGILANATRPAEFLYDNLAIETNLIEASRKSGVAKLLFLGSSCIYPREAAQPMAETALLTGPLEPTNEWYAIAKIAGIKMAQAYRRQHGCDYISAMPTNLYGPGDNFDLQSSHVVPALIAKIHAAKTEGRGEVEIWGSGRPKREFLFVDDLADALVHLMKHYSDEPHLNVGTGSDVTIAELAETIARVVGWQGKFRYDASKPDGTPRKLVDVSKLAALGWKAKTPLDQGLTLAYGWYREALAQGAVTGGRSRAGAA from the coding sequence ATGACGGGCAAGGTTCCCTTCGATCTCGCCGGCCGGCGCGTCTTCGTCGCCGGCCATCGCGGCATGGTGGGGCAGGCGATCTGCCGGCGCCTCGCCGGCGAGAAATGCGAGATCCTGACCGTGCGGCGCGCCGAGGTCGATCTGCGCCGCCAGCAGGCGACCGAGGACTGGGTCGCGAAAGCAAAACCCGACGCGGTGTTCGTGGCGGCGGCGACGGTCGGCGGCATTCTCGCCAATGCGACGCGGCCGGCCGAATTCCTCTACGACAATCTCGCGATCGAGACCAACCTGATCGAGGCCTCGCGCAAGTCCGGCGTGGCGAAGCTCCTGTTCCTGGGCTCCTCCTGCATCTATCCGCGCGAGGCGGCGCAGCCGATGGCGGAGACGGCGCTGCTGACGGGGCCGCTGGAACCGACCAACGAGTGGTATGCGATCGCCAAGATCGCCGGCATCAAGATGGCGCAGGCCTATCGCCGCCAGCATGGCTGCGACTACATCTCCGCCATGCCGACCAATCTCTATGGACCCGGCGACAATTTCGATCTCCAGTCCAGCCATGTGGTGCCGGCGCTGATCGCGAAGATCCACGCGGCCAAGACGGAAGGCCGCGGCGAGGTCGAGATCTGGGGCAGCGGCAGGCCCAAGCGCGAGTTCCTGTTCGTCGACGATCTCGCCGACGCGCTGGTGCATCTGATGAAGCATTATTCCGACGAGCCGCATCTCAATGTCGGCACCGGCAGCGACGTCACCATCGCCGAGCTCGCCGAGACGATCGCGCGCGTGGTCGGCTGGCAGGGCAAGTTCCGCTATGACGCCTCGAAACCCGACGGCACGCCGCGCAAGCTGGTCGACGTCTCGAAGCTGGCGGCGCTGGGCTGGAAGGCGAAGACCCCGCTGGACCAGGGCCTGACCCTGGCCTATGGCTGGTATCGCGAGGCGCTGGCCCAAGGTGCGGTCACGGGCGGCCGGAGCCGGGCGGGCGCGGCCTGA
- a CDS encoding NnrS family protein gives MNTIGADIGGDSMPTLLTQGFRPFFFAAGFWSAAALAFWIIMFATGIAAPSRFDPLTWHIHEMLFGFVMAAIAGFLLTAIPNWTQRLPVRGGPLALLAGLWLLGRIVCLVSAELPAWLAIAADLSFPVVLVGVVAREIVAGRNWRNLPMVAPVIVLGFANLLMHLESAGVAVPSGLGWRLGLAAVVVLVSVVAGRIVPSFTRNWLAKRQSPDLPAPHGLIDRVALGVLHAGLFGWAFFPSVEAIGGLLLLGAALNLWRLLRWRGGATAAEPLVLILHVGYAWLVLGAALLGAAMLDTPVPQSAAIHALTAGAIGTMILAVMTRATRGHTGRDLTADRVTSLIYVLVSLAAATRVAAAFSTDMIMPLLIASACFWIAAFGGFLLHYGPMLLGSRGAR, from the coding sequence ATGAACACCATCGGAGCGGATATCGGAGGCGATTCGATGCCGACCTTGTTGACCCAGGGATTCCGGCCGTTCTTTTTCGCCGCCGGATTCTGGTCGGCGGCGGCGCTCGCATTCTGGATCATCATGTTCGCCACGGGGATCGCCGCGCCGAGCCGGTTCGACCCGCTGACCTGGCATATTCATGAGATGCTGTTCGGCTTCGTCATGGCCGCCATCGCCGGCTTCCTGCTGACCGCGATCCCGAACTGGACCCAGCGGCTGCCGGTGAGAGGCGGTCCGTTGGCGCTGCTGGCCGGCTTGTGGCTGCTCGGCCGGATCGTCTGCCTCGTCTCGGCAGAACTGCCGGCATGGCTCGCGATCGCGGCAGACCTGTCCTTTCCCGTGGTTCTGGTCGGCGTCGTCGCCCGGGAGATCGTCGCGGGGCGCAACTGGCGCAATCTGCCGATGGTCGCGCCGGTGATTGTTCTCGGCTTTGCCAATCTGCTGATGCATTTGGAATCCGCGGGCGTGGCGGTGCCGTCGGGGCTTGGCTGGCGGCTCGGGCTTGCCGCCGTGGTCGTGCTGGTCTCCGTGGTGGCCGGGCGGATCGTGCCGAGCTTTACCCGCAATTGGCTGGCGAAGCGGCAAAGCCCCGATCTCCCCGCCCCCCATGGCTTGATCGATCGGGTTGCGCTGGGCGTCTTGCATGCCGGTTTGTTCGGTTGGGCGTTCTTTCCTTCGGTCGAGGCCATCGGCGGGCTCCTTCTCCTGGGAGCGGCGCTCAATCTCTGGCGCCTGCTGCGATGGCGCGGCGGGGCGACAGCCGCGGAGCCGCTGGTCCTGATTCTCCATGTCGGCTACGCGTGGCTCGTGCTCGGTGCGGCGCTGCTCGGCGCCGCCATGCTCGACACCCCTGTGCCGCAAAGCGCCGCTATCCATGCGCTGACAGCGGGCGCAATCGGCACGATGATTCTGGCGGTGATGACGCGCGCAACACGCGGGCACACCGGACGCGACCTGACAGCGGATCGCGTCACCAGCCTGATCTATGTTCTTGTCAGCCTTGCGGCGGCCACGCGCGTCGCGGCCGCATTCAGCACGGACATGATCATGCCGCTGCTCATCGCGTCGGCGTGCTTTTGGATCGCCGCCTTCGGCGGCTTCCTGCTGCACTACGGGCCGATGCTGCTTGGATCGCGCGGTGCCCGCTGA